Proteins found in one Lycium ferocissimum isolate CSIRO_LF1 chromosome 6, AGI_CSIRO_Lferr_CH_V1, whole genome shotgun sequence genomic segment:
- the LOC132058792 gene encoding ras-related protein RABA5a-like, translating to MAFRSEGAQTEDYLFKIVLIGDSAVGKSNLLARFARDEFYPNSKSTIGVEFQTQKLDINGKEVKAQIWDTAGQERFRAVTSAYYRGAVGALLVYDISRRQTFDNIGRWLNELQTHSDMNVVTILVGNKSDLKDAREVTTAEGKSLAEAQGLFFIETSALDSSNVAVAFQTVVKEIYNILSRKVIQSQELQKKDSGRLANGKTVVLQADENQEAEAQAKQGGCSC from the exons ATGGCATTTCGTTCCGAGGGAGCACAAACGGAGGATTACCTTTTCAAGATTGTTTTGATTGGTGATTCAGCTGTTGGGAAATCAAATTTGCTTGCTAGATTTGCTCGAGATGAATTCTATCCCAACTCAAAATCAACAATAGGAGTAGAGTTCCAGACCCAAAAGCTGGACATAAATGGGAAGGAGGTCAAAGCACAGATATGGGACACAGCAGGTCAAGAACGGTTTAGGGCCGTAACTTCTGCATATTACAGAGGCGCAGTCGGAGCTCTTCTGGTTTATGATATTAGTAGACGCCAAACTTTTGATAATATTGGTCGATGGCTTAACGAACTTCAGA CTCATTCTGATATGAACGTGGTTACAATACTCGTTGGCAATAAATCTGATCTGAAAGATGCGAGGGAGGTTACCACAGCTGAAGGCAAATCCTTAGCGGAGGCACAAGGTCTATTCTTTATAGAAACATCAGCTTTGGATTCTTCGAATGTAGCTGTAGCTTTTCAAACAGTTGTTAAAGAAATCTATAATATCTTGAGCCGGAAGGTCATTCAATCGCAAGAACTCCAAAAAAAGGATTCCGGGCGACTGGCAAATGGAAAAACCGTGGTTTTGCAGGCAGACGAAAACCAAGAAGCAGAGGCACAAGCGAAGCAAGGCGGATGCTCTTGTTAA